In Xanthomonas fragariae, the genomic window CGCCTTGCGCAGCTGGTCGGGCTGCGCCATGAAGCGCGCCGCCAGGGTGCTGGCCGCGCCCATGATCTGGCCGCCACGCTGCAGCGACATGATCTCGGACAGCCGCCCGGCCTGGTAGTGGCCGCTGTCTGGGTCGATGGCCGGCGTGGCCGTCTTCGGCGGCTTGAAAGAGCGTGGCTGGCCGCGCCGCGCCGCACGATCGTCCATCTCGCGCGCGATCAGCTCCGCCAGCCTGGGGTAGCCCGCGTACACGAACGCATCGTCACCGTCGGTGTCCATGTTGCGCTTGCGCAGCTCCGGGATCGGCAGTGCGCCCATACGCCCGGGTTCCACGATGTCCTTGAGCCGCAGGCTGCCGGTGCTGAGCATGTCCTGCGGCACGGCACTGCGGTCGCGTCCGGCGGTCCAGCGCGACAGGGTTTTGAGATCTTCCTTGGAGCAGGCCAGGTCCACGTCCGCGAACTGCGCCGGCCAGTTCTGCGCCGGCACTACGATGAGCATGCCCTTGCTGTGCAGCATCGCCGGGTCGCTGCCAGCAGCGTCGCCCGCGCTGTCGTCGAAGCCGGTGTAGCTGTACTGGATGCCGAAGCACTGCGAGAGGAATTCGGCCGTGGCATCGCCTTGCGCCGCGGTAGCGACATACTCCTGCGGCACCGGCAGCAGGTTCTCCTTGTCGTAAGGCGGCTTGCCGATCAGCAAGGCGCCGCCGGCGGCGTCGAAGGCCTGGCTGCGCTCGCGCGGCAGGTGCACCTGGTTGTCGGCGGAGGGCACCGCCCGGACTCTCTGGCCCTCGTAGCCGCCGCTGGTGGCCAGCTCGTACAGCACCAGTTGGCTCAGCTCGGGCGGCAGCGCCTGCAGCCGGCGCTGCATCGCTTCGTGCGCCTCCTGCAGCGCCGCCTGGTCGCGTGGGAAGTGCTGCAGCGCCTGTGGTGCCAGCCGCGTGGGTCCCTTGTCCTTGGCCAGAAGGTCGCGCTGGGCTTGGCTAGCCCGGCCGGCCTGCACCGCTTCCCAGGCGGAGAAGTACGCACGGAAGGCAGGGATGCGCTGGGCCACCTCCAGCTTCAGAAAGCCGCAGCCATCGTTGGGGCACAGCGCCAGGGGGCGCCCGTCGGGTGCTGTGGGCTTGAATGGGTGCGCAGGGCCGCTGACGTCGTCGAAAAAGCCCAGGCGCAGCGTGCCCTCCACGACGTGGTCGCTTGGCACCATCTCCAGCAGCGAGCGCTGCATGCGCGACCAGTCCTCGCGCTGCGGGGCGAGCTTGGTGATGAGCTTCATCAGGCTGCTGCCCGGGACGGTGTCGGCATAGCGGATCGCCGGCAGCAGCGACGGCGATGCAGATGCGCCGGACAGCAGGTCGGAGGGGCGGCTCAGGTGGCCGCGCGTGGCGCGGCTGCCGCCGAACATGTCGAAGCGCCAGGGCTGGCCCTGGTAGGTGAGCGTGCGCGCGAGCATGAACGTTGAAATCGATCCCGGCAGCTGAACCTCCACCAGCGGCAGGCCCGTCAGCCGCGTGAACAGCGAGTAAGGCTTGTCCGTCTCGGTCGCGTTGGTCGACACTTGCTTGCCACGCAGATCGACCACGATGTGGGTCGTGCTGCCGGTGCCGGGTGCCGGCGCGACGGGCTGGCCGGGTGCCGAACGCATGCCCAGGCGCCCAGCGCCCAGGTCGAAGCGGCTCGGTGGATGGGCCTGCGCGATCCTTGGCGCCTCCTTGGCCATGCGCCGGTCCAGGGCGTCGAACACCTGGTCGCCCGCCTCGATCTGCGCGATCAGGTTCCAGCTCATCTCGCCGAGGTCCGCCTCGATGGCCTCGCGCGTGCGCTCGAGCGTCTGGTCGACCCATTGCGCCAGCTGCTCGCGGCGCTGGTGCAGTTCCTGGCGCGCGCCTTGGACGTGGCGCGGCTTCCATTGCCGACTCACCACCGCATAGGCCTTGAGCACCTGGAAGAACGTCAACGCCGGGCAACGTGTGGCGTGCTGTTCGGTCTGAGCCGATGCAGGTGAGCCACCGACCGTGAGGTACAAGGCGATCTTGCGCTCTACGATCGGCTGCAACGTGTTGAATACGCTCAGGGCGTGACTGCGATGGCGAGGGGTCAGCTCCGGACTGCGGATCAGCGGCAGCAGGCCCATGCACAGATTGCCTAGCCCCTCGAGGTTCGTTGCGCGTAATCCATCCTCGTGCATGAGCGCGGCAACCCGCTCGAGTGCCGGTTGCGCCAGCGGACGCATCTGGCGCTGAAGCTGCGCCGATGAAAAGGCCTTGAAGATCAGCCCGATCTCCGAGACCGAGGCGGACTCAAAACGCGCGCGGTGCAGCTCCAGGTGCCCGGCCAGTGCCTTCAGTTTGTCGCTGCCCAAGGTTTGGAATTGTTCATCGTCCAGGTGCCGCAGACGGGACAGCGCGTTGCCCAACTGGGCGAGCCCGAGCATGTCGAACTGCTGCCACGGCAACTCGGCCGAGCCTGGGCGCTCGGCGAGCAGTAGCGCTGCTTGTCGACAGGCCACCTCTGCGAGCGAATTGCTCAGCGCATTGAGCGACAAGGCCACGTCCTGTGCTCCCAGGGCGTGTCGCACATCGTGGTCTGCAGCCAGCCGCCTGGCCAAGGCGTCGATGGCCTTTTCGCAGCTCGCGCGTCCGGGCCATTTGCTCAGGGCGTTGAGCGCGCTGGTCACTTCTTGCGGGTTGAGGGCGTTGCGCAAACCGGCATCGTCGGCCAGCCGCAAGGCCAGTGCGTTGGCGGCGGTCTCGCAGTCCCGCGTGTCGGGCCATTTGCTCAGTGCGTTAGACACGTTAGCCACGTGTTGCGGGTTGAGGGCGTTGCGCAAACCGCGCTCGTCGACCAGCCGCGGGGCCAGCGCGGTGGCGGCGGTCTTGCAGTCCGGCGTGTCGGGCCATTTGCTCAGGGCGTTCAACGCGTTGGCCACTTCTTGCGGATTGAGGGCGTTGCGCAAACCGGCATCGTTGGCCAGCCGCGGGGCCAGCGCGGTGGCAGCGGCTTTGCAGTCCGGGGTGTCGGGCCACTTGCTCAGGGCGTTGAGCGCGTTGGCCACTTCTTGCGGATTGAGGCTATTGCGCAAATCGGCATCGTCGGCCAGCCGCGGGGCCAGCGCGGCGGCGGCGGTCTTGCAGCGCGGCGTGTCGGGCCATTTGCTCAGGGCGTTGAGCGCGTTGGCCACTTCCTGCGGATTGAGGCTATTGCGCAAATCGCGCTCGTCGGCCAGCCGCAGGGCGAGCGCGCGAGCGGCGGACTTGCAGACTGGCGTGTCGGGCCATTTGCTCAGGGCGTTGAGCGCGCTGGCCACGTGTTGCGGGTCGAGCGCGTTGCGCAAACGGGGATCGTCGTCGACCAGCCGCCAGGCCAACGCGCGGGCGGCCGCCTCGCAGTCCGGCGTGTCGGGCCATTTGCTCAGGGCGTTCAACGCGTTGGCCACTTCTTGCGGGTTGAGAGCGTTGCGCAAACGGGGATCGTTGTCGACCAGCCGCCGGGTCAGCGCGTTGGCGGCGGCCTGGCAGTCCGGCGTGTCGGGCCATTTGCTCAGTGCGTTCAACGCGTTTGCCACGCCTTGCGGGTCGAGGGCGTTGCGCAAACGGGGATTGTTGGCCAAGCGCGAGGCCAGAATGCTGGCGACCTTCTTGCACACCGGCGTGTCGGGCCATTTGCTCAGTGCGTTCAATACGTTGGTCACTTCTTGCGCTTTGAGGGCGTTGCACACGCCGCGATCGTCGGCCAGCCGCGCGGCGAGCGAGTGCGCCATGGACTGGCAGTCCGGGTGATCGAACCACTTGCTGAAGGCATTGAGTGCCAGACTGATGCCCTGCTCGTTCAAAGACTGCCGGGCCCGATGTTCACGCAGCAGGTAACGTGCCAGACGAGCCGCCGCGCGTTCGCACCTGCCGCTGTTGGTGTTCTTGGCAAAAGCGTTCAGTAACAGAGCCAGTTCGCGGCCAGCCAGACCCAACCGACCATCGGCTTGCCCCACCTGTGCGGCGATCCACCCGATTGCCTCCATACACGCCGGCTGGTCCGGATGCTTGCTCAACTTGTTGCCCACATGGGCTAGCTGTTTCAGCGGTGCACGGTCGAACCAACCGGTCTCGGAGAGATACTGCGCCGCGAGGTCGGTGCAACGATCAAGATCGCCAAGATCGTGTTGCGTTACACCTGCGGCCCGCCTTGCATTGGCAAGCATTTGAAGATATTTGTCGAGCCACTGCGCATTGGCTTCCGCGCTGTCGCTCCTATCCAGAAAGGGTAGGGCCAACTTGCAATCCATACGACGCGCCAACTCGTTGTCCCGCGCCATGGCGACGCACAGCAGAGCGTTGTGCTGCTGCCCCATCCAGCTGTGCGCATTCAACTGTTGCCGAGACCGCTCTCGCTCTTCCCGCAGCCGCTCTTTGGCCTCCCGATTGAGCGTTTTTTCGGTCACGCAGAGCTTCTCTGTCGTCAGCTCCACACCATGCCTTGGCCGTTGTGGGGACCGCCGATATGCCTCTTGCTCTTCCCGCGGCCGTTTCTTTGCCGCCCGATCGTGCTTTTGTTCAGTCAGGCAAAAATCCTTCGTCCGCTCCAAGCCATGCGTTGGCCGCTGTGGCCGCCGATGCAACGACGCGGCACTGGCGTCAGCGGGCATTTTGTCCGGGCGCCGCCCGGGCGTGGTATTGCGCCAGTCGATGGGATCATTGCGCCGGTGCGAGTGTGTCGCCGGCTGCTGCTGGTCGCGCCCGTGCCATGCGCTGCCACGTACTCCGGGTCGCACATGCACGGGCGCCTTGCGTTGCGGCGTCGTCCCAGGCTCCTCCTGCTCTACCCGTCGCCGTTTGGGCAGCGGCCGTGGAAGCGGCGGCTTACTGTCGCCCGTACTAGTGCTGGCTGCAGCCTGCTCCCAGATCTGGCTAGGTGGATGTTGCTCTCGAGGGAGAGACCAGTTTGTGCCGGATGAGCCCGGCTTGAAGTTGACGGGTGCCATACCGCGGATTTTGACCGGTCCACCTGCGAAGCGGCCTGCACAACGCGAAGCCTTCCAATCGTTGGCGAACGCGCTCGCTGCGGGTGGGCAGTCGGTACTTCACCCGCAGCTCTTCACGTGCTGCGAATGACGTGGCGGTCGTTCTTGTTAGCAGGCCGTTGAAACACCTATCGACGCAGCAGGCGTTGCTGCTGCCGACCATGGACGCATTGTTGGATAAGGATTGATGGCAGCATGCGAGGAGAAGACGAAAACAACGCGTCGCTGTTCACCAGCGTCAGGCTGGAGAATTTCGTGCTATCCGAGCACATGCTGCTGCAAGTCCTGTAAAGCGTGACCACCACGGTGTTCGCGGCGCTTGGCGTGGTCCAATGACACTGTACTTGTGCAATGCAAGCCCAAGCGCCGCCATCAGGAGTTCTTGGAATTCTTGCGGGTCTGTCTTCGGCAGCAGGACGGCGCGTACGCATGGGCGCAAATTGCAAGAAACCAGCCTTCAGCGTAGCGAGCACTGGTAGTTTTGGCACGCTGGTGCAGACATCAAGGCCTTGCGGTCGTTGGGTGGTTGGGGTTTTTTAAGGGGCGACTAATTTAGAAAGTACGAGGCCAGCCGATCAACGCCAGCGTCGGCAATCATCGCGCGATAAACACGCGCAGCACTCCCCAGCGCACCGCAGCCAGCTCGACGAACAGACATCCTTCGCCATCGCCGTCTGCACCGGCGACGGTTGCCGTGACGCCAAGCACGGCGGAGCAAAACGAGTGCCGTAGTGATCGCGCGCGCACTCCACCGCAGTACAACCATCGGCGCAGATCTCGACCGCGAACTAACCCACCCACTACAGCGTCGCTCAAAACTCCACCCGCAAGCGGCCCCAGAAGTTACGGCCCAACGTGTCATATGTAGACGCTTCGGTATTGGCCGCATTGGAGTAGCTGTAAAACCGCGGCGGCTTACGATTGCCCAGGTTGTCCGCACCCAGAGCGAGCGTGCTGTGCAGCGATGGAATCTTCCGGCTTAACGAGGCGTCGTGGTAGACCACCGACCCGATCGGGACATAAGGGCAACTGCCATCTGCGTTGGTATCGTCGCAGTAATCTTCGTGCTGGCTACCATTGACGGTGCGGCCCACATAGCGCGCGCTCCAACTCGCATGCCAAGGCCCATTATCCCAGGCCAGATTGGCCACCGCGCGCCAGCGCGGCATATTGCCCCAGCTGGAATTTTCACCGACATAGTTATGCGCGTCGCCAGCGAAGCGATAGCTGGAAAAGAAGGTCGTATCCAGCCCC contains:
- the xopAD gene encoding XopAD/skwp family type III secretion system effector yields the protein MHVRPGVRGSAWHGRDQQQPATHSHRRNDPIDWRNTTPGRRPDKMPADASAASLHRRPQRPTHGLERTKDFCLTEQKHDRAAKKRPREEQEAYRRSPQRPRHGVELTTEKLCVTEKTLNREAKERLREERERSRQQLNAHSWMGQQHNALLCVAMARDNELARRMDCKLALPFLDRSDSAEANAQWLDKYLQMLANARRAAGVTQHDLGDLDRCTDLAAQYLSETGWFDRAPLKQLAHVGNKLSKHPDQPACMEAIGWIAAQVGQADGRLGLAGRELALLLNAFAKNTNSGRCERAAARLARYLLREHRARQSLNEQGISLALNAFSKWFDHPDCQSMAHSLAARLADDRGVCNALKAQEVTNVLNALSKWPDTPVCKKVASILASRLANNPRLRNALDPQGVANALNALSKWPDTPDCQAAANALTRRLVDNDPRLRNALNPQEVANALNALSKWPDTPDCEAAARALAWRLVDDDPRLRNALDPQHVASALNALSKWPDTPVCKSAARALALRLADERDLRNSLNPQEVANALNALSKWPDTPRCKTAAAALAPRLADDADLRNSLNPQEVANALNALSKWPDTPDCKAAATALAPRLANDAGLRNALNPQEVANALNALSKWPDTPDCKTAATALAPRLVDERGLRNALNPQHVANVSNALSKWPDTRDCETAANALALRLADDAGLRNALNPQEVTSALNALSKWPGRASCEKAIDALARRLAADHDVRHALGAQDVALSLNALSNSLAEVACRQAALLLAERPGSAELPWQQFDMLGLAQLGNALSRLRHLDDEQFQTLGSDKLKALAGHLELHRARFESASVSEIGLIFKAFSSAQLQRQMRPLAQPALERVAALMHEDGLRATNLEGLGNLCMGLLPLIRSPELTPRHRSHALSVFNTLQPIVERKIALYLTVGGSPASAQTEQHATRCPALTFFQVLKAYAVVSRQWKPRHVQGARQELHQRREQLAQWVDQTLERTREAIEADLGEMSWNLIAQIEAGDQVFDALDRRMAKEAPRIAQAHPPSRFDLGAGRLGMRSAPGQPVAPAPGTGSTTHIVVDLRGKQVSTNATETDKPYSLFTRLTGLPLVEVQLPGSISTFMLARTLTYQGQPWRFDMFGGSRATRGHLSRPSDLLSGASASPSLLPAIRYADTVPGSSLMKLITKLAPQREDWSRMQRSLLEMVPSDHVVEGTLRLGFFDDVSGPAHPFKPTAPDGRPLALCPNDGCGFLKLEVAQRIPAFRAYFSAWEAVQAGRASQAQRDLLAKDKGPTRLAPQALQHFPRDQAALQEAHEAMQRRLQALPPELSQLVLYELATSGGYEGQRVRAVPSADNQVHLPRERSQAFDAAGGALLIGKPPYDKENLLPVPQEYVATAAQGDATAEFLSQCFGIQYSYTGFDDSAGDAAGSDPAMLHSKGMLIVVPAQNWPAQFADVDLACSKEDLKTLSRWTAGRDRSAVPQDMLSTGSLRLKDIVEPGRMGALPIPELRKRNMDTDGDDAFVYAGYPRLAELIAREMDDRAARRGQPRSFKPPKTATPAIDPDSGHYQAGRLSEIMSLQRGGQIMGAASTLAARFMAQPDQLRKAMARKMMFGTYDGIERDLRNGLRQVLDGETTDREVLLAQLRAQAHEAISRAHMPEAREVAELLHAQLLELELATARSAEAPGLPDALASAEAPGLPDAPASAETPRLPDALAEAFPTLARAYMAAPDADARLRAILDNYPVCLLSHAQFPEGQPGFIPNEPELSMRNLFTIAIKVGTDALKSDTGTALFAKIVESCERSERAFAERVRSVPYGKTTARAMHEGRFDAEQTKVLLQNMPTMAAGVMQDALHSLQQAGLIDPPPPPAERLRAVQHEDIVRAAEALRTRAGEMEPVITKMLIGAAKLHGGHLEGMGHKFKSPGSLAEKFRQQIALKHKTLEEAAACINDALRYSVVLEPQHFTVGLRGVLASLDNQGHVRVKLLNLFTRHRQAFKAVNVTLRSPEGALWEIQFHTPDTFKLKEEFHDLYKESFALQLESASQVDQHQLQASAQAAFSGVNAPPGCEEIDDWK